The following are encoded in a window of Maylandia zebra isolate NMK-2024a linkage group LG5, Mzebra_GT3a, whole genome shotgun sequence genomic DNA:
- the LOC143418611 gene encoding uncharacterized protein LOC143418611, translating into MMEFWPENQGQSNLYSKYGTVPGRNYTQNYHDRHQPTHYPLYYGEQQDQSRESTYWTVPGSRSAGALQEYTNWTDPELSAPPPSSHFPFILRRHTQHHQDLGEYQLQEARDREWKATHRPVRDHERGFLREGWQRRWDTCSPVRYNREVSTKRSDSSYRELEAWAARYSHSLPRRRRIEAELRGASQGLVESTRIGLDPQHVKQPGMWDRGGRQQTPTYYPSQAPAPDASNVLDMKENASYQRKIYNQPPGYIAPPPYNSPHKPSPVTHSSDTVWEQDTKKQHCYSQPTRRKQHVSAELQDKSKGEKEELTNLCESKTCPKFEGLKRQRFEADALQAVCPISVQQTLIQDDGTLHLQHPQVFQNSEINRETSSKVIEGRKFRLSKKTGGMTIFCLVSRIAGPTETPSLPVCTSKMNIEHTDVREASKLLGATTEATQKLPDEVDFKSPTLTEQSDNGAGRKQRETPPCTEKDMVENNQAKKAQADVVPPQKENANDVCRQGGQSVQPVSIKYPSWREPSFTSKAETESPPTCCLKGNREDKLSDDCVNVSSPPVDTEVMQLDNQENAEDIKSMLVVDTTCVVVKMEQIPSPTKERVHFLSTAALAEESQLDAQVNISPELNFQLNQDVTTDESTEEASSCKTEKPETDVDSTLLEEEEGKQESLISLPCLLSSHVSERETLEARAERILGIPLHDCITEPETGMPLVKSSAEDQDEGGEPSPLKTDTEDAFKQTPEDAAEDEPYQNPLEDHQTKDSVTLNDHSDSRDQVASEDGGDFMGSQDQASDRHERSDTDVPLETGNKTLSETEKTEDALLESTDEKGTSEHGREDDRETQPPKPSDLLSLIPSDHHSPSNISESNAEAEPDPESAALNTADIALPPATSSPSPLQQLPSFSLDGESSSLSSPHADSQCLLPPLVLTDQPAVETSRPEEEEAQTLHVTQSDLINEPEVLMSQEQHECGQLDDDACVNDEQQNNRADEESIKPLEENDINSLQQNLESVQTEGVLCLKESHVSEEQPEAGLPAESSEVDEECEENAGQTEAEVLQQLDCGQDEDVFCIKESHMTENELQTNSDELTVEIREQILCKNNSSDSQSETQIEILQDVDPQTDLSNSSPPLAADCEVSLLPLDELFLPQLPSPHQSTFECECVCLLDTSPLHPDTAATGAIPETLPPPVSPEASPSSFSESPPVLPPSSTPPYEEESFTLSPDFLQSEAHKQALQYPKSLWDVVNRIRKHTAPDSENEEEEVTELWDPENLGSHNVAADTTSEKTAFDEVEQQVSEECAEVGDIQHDHKEVRGDIEEDTLSCSSTSSHGSGDTVIGADENEAEEAARDAEMEQRTEKESEVFKTAEAELHYSSEVNVEAEGGEEEEEDEADINEPFLSSECAPEIMEKEVECEVIEL; encoded by the exons ATGATGGAGTTCTGGCCTGAGAATCAGGGGCAGTCCAATCTGTACTCCAAATATGGTACCGTTCCTGGGAGAAACTATACACAGAA CTATCACGACAGACATCAGCCAACCCATTATCCACTGTACTATGGTGAGCAGCAGGATCAAAGCAGGGAGTCCACATACTGGACTGTACCAGGATCAAGATCAGCAGGAGCTCTACAAGAGTACACCAACTGGACAGACCCAGAGCTCAGTGCCCCTCCTCCTTCTTCCCATTTCCCTTTCATTCTGCGACGCCACACTCAGCACCACCAAGATCTGGGAGAGTACCAGCTCCAAGAAGCCAGAGACAGAGAGTGGAAAGCAACCCATCGACCCGTGAGGGATCATGAGAGAGGATTTCTAAGGGAGGGGTGGCAGAGGAGGTGGGACACCTGTAGCCCTGTCCGCTACAACAGAGAAGTTTCTACCAAGAGGAGCGACAGCAGCTATCGAGAGCTGGAGGCCTGGGCGGCTCGCTACAGTCACTCCCTGCCAAGAAGAAGGCGTATAGAAGCAGAATTAAGGGGAGCCTCTCAGGGGCTGGTGGAGAGCACCAGGATAGGTTTGGATCCCCAACATGTCAAACAACCTGGAATGTGGGACAGAGGAGGCAGACAGCAAACTCCCACCTACTATCCATCACAAGCTCCTGCTCCTGACGCAAGCAACGTGCTGGACATGAAGGAAAATGCAAGCTACCAAAGGAAGATATATAACCAACCTCCTGGCTATATTGCTCCTCCTCCCTACAACAGCCCACATAAACCTTCACCTGTGACACACAGCAGTGACACGGTCTGGGAGCAGGACACCAAGAAGCAACACTGCTACTCGCAGCCCACACGCAGAAAGCAGCATGTGTCTGCAGAGCTGCAAGATAAGAGCaagggagaaaaagaagaactgacaaatttgtgtgaaagtaaaacCTGCCCAAAGTTTGAAGGATTGAAACGCCAAAGATTTGAAGCAGATGCTTTACAGGCGGTTTGCCCCATCAGTGTCCAGCAGACACTCATACAGGATGATGGCACACTGCATCTGCAACATCCACAAGTGTTTCAGAATTCAGAAATAAACAGGGAAACCTCCTCAAAGGTCATAGAAGGAAGGAAATTCAGGCTaagcaaaaagacaggagggaTGACaatattctgtttggtttctcgaATAGCCGGCCCCACCGAGACCCCATCTCTGCCCGTTTGCACCTCCAAAATGAACATTGAACACACAGACGTAAGAGAGGCTTCTAAACTTCTGGGAGCCACGACTGAGGCTACTCAAAAACTTCCAGACGAAGTGGACTTCAAATCGCCAACTCTCACAGAGCAGTCAGACAACGGTGCTGGAAggaaacagagggagacgccACCCTGCACAGAGAAGGACATGGTTGAAAATAATCAAGCAAAGAAAGCACAGGCCGATGTTGttcccccccaaaaagaaaatgcaaatgatgtCTGCAGACAGGGAGGTCAGTCAGTGCAGCCGGTGTCAATAAAATATCCTTCATGGAGGGAGCCTAGTTTCACAAGCAAAGCTGAAACTGAGAGTCCCCCCACATGCTGTTTGAAAGGAAACCGTGAGGATAAACTGTCAGACGATTGTGTTAATGTAAGCAGTCCTCCAGTAGATACTGAAGTAATGCAGCTGGACAACCAGGAGAATGCTGAGGACATTAAAAGCATGCTGGTTGTCGACACAACCTGCGTTGTTGTGAAAATGGAACAGATTCCTTCGCCTACAAAAGAGCGGGTTCACTTTTTAAGCACTGCAGCACTCGCTGAAGAGAGTCAGCTCGATGCTCAAGTGAATATTTCTCCTGAACTAAACTTTCAGCTAAATCAAGATGTCACAACTGATGAAAGCACAGAAGAAGCCTCCTCCTGCAAGACTGAAAAACCCGAGACCGATGTGGACTCAACACTtttggaggaagaggaaggcaAACAAGAAAGTTTAATCTCTTTGCCTTGCTTACTGTCATCTCATGTTTCTGAAAGAGAAACCTTAGAGGCGCGTGCAGAACGTATACTAGGGATCCCTCTACACGACTGCATCACTGAACCTGAAACTGGCATGCCATTGGTCAAGTCGTCTGCAGAGGACCAGGATGAGGGGGGTGAGCCTTCTCCACTTAAAACAGATACTGAAGACGCTTTTAAACAAACTCCAGAGGACGCAGCAGAGGACGAACCGTACCAGAATCCCTTGGAGGATCACCAAACCAAGGACAGCGTAACTTTAAACGACCACAGTGACTCCAGAGATCAGGTAGCAAGTGAAGATGGTGGTGACTTTATGGGATCTCAGGACCAAGCATCAGACAGGCATGAAAGGAGTGACACAGATGTCCCGCTCGAAACAGGCAACAAAACTTTAAGTGAAACTGAAAAGACTGAGGATGCCCTGCTTGAATCCACTGATGAAAAGGGTACAAGTGAACATGGTCGGGAAGACGATCGTGAGACTCAGCCTCCTAAACCCTCTGACCTTCTTTCACTAATACCTTCTGATCATCATTCTCCCTCAAATATCTCAGAGTCAAACGCAGAGGCAGAGCCTGATCCTGAGTCGGCTGCTCTTAATACTGCAGATATTGCACTTCCTCCTGCAACTTCATCCCCTTCTCCTTTGCAACAGCTGCCATCTTTTTCACTGGATGGTGAGTCTTCCTCACTATCCAGTCCCCACGCAGATTCCCAgtgtcttcttcctcctcttgttTTAACTGATCAACCAGCTGTAGAAACATCTCGcccagaggaggaagaggcacAAACATTACATGTAACTCAAAGTGACCTCATTAATGAGCCGGAGGTGCTGATGTCACAGGAACAGCATGAATGTGGTCAACTGGATGATGATGCCTGCGTCAATGATGAGCAACAAAATAATCGAGCTGACGAGGAGTCGATCAAGCCTTTGGAAGAAAACGACATCAACAGTTTGCAGCAAAATCTTGAAAGTGTCCAAACGGAGGGTGTTTTGTGCTTAAAGGAGAGTCATGTGAGTGAAGAACAACCTGAAGCAGGCCTTCCAGCAGAGTCGTCTGAAGTAGATGAAGAATGTGAGGAAAATGCAGGTCAAACAGAGGCCGAAGTCCTTCAACAACTTGATTGTGGCCAAGATGAGGATGTTTTTTGTATAAAAGAGAGTCACATGACTGAAAATGAGTTACAGACAAACTCAGATGAACTTACTGTAGAGATTAGGGAACAGATATTGTGCAAAAACAACTCTTCAGACTCTCAAAGTGAAACACAGATTGAAATTTTGCAGGATGTTGACCCACAGACTGATCTGTCTAATTCTTCTCCTCCCTTGGCTGCAGACTGTGAGGTGTCTCTGTTACCTTTAGATGAGCTCTTCCTCCCTCAGCTTCCCTCTCCTCATCAGTCAACGTTTGAGTGCGAGTGTGTTTGTCTTTTGGATACTTCACCCTTACATCCTGACACTGCTGCTACTGGTGCCATCCCCGAAACTCTCCCTCCTCCAGTTTCCCCAGAGGCTTCACCCTCCTCTTTCTCTGAATCACCCCCTGTACTGCCTCCCAGCTCTACTCCTCCTTACGAAGAGGAAAGTTTTACTCTATCCCCTGACTTTCTCCAATCTGAGGCACACAAACAAGCGTTACAGTATCCAAAATCGCTGTGGGATGTGGTAAATCGCATTAGAAAGCACACAGCACCTGACTCCGAGAATGAAGAGGAAGAGGTGACCGAGTTGTGGGATCCAGAGAACTTAGGATCCCACAATGTGGCAGCAGACACGACCTCTGAAAAGACTGCTTTTGATGAAGTCGAGCAACAGGTTTCAGAGGAGTGTGCAGAGGTGGGAGACATCCAGCATGATCACAAAGAGGTACGAGGAGACATAGAGGAAGACACACTGTCCTGCAGCAGCACCAGCAGCCACGGCTCTGGCGACACTGTTATTGGAGCAGATGAGAACGAGGCGGAGGAAGCAGCACGTGACGCAGAGATGGAGCAAAGAACCGAGAAGGAGAGCGAGGTGTTTAAGACAGCTGAAGCAGAGCTGCATTACTCTAGTGAAGTAAACGTCGAGGCTgagggaggagaagaggaggaggaagatgaggcAGACATAAATGAGCCTTTTTTGAGTTCGGAGTGTGCACCAGAGATCATGGAAAAGGAGGTCGAGTGTGAGGTTATAGAGCTCTGA